The proteins below come from a single Halobacillus salinarum genomic window:
- a CDS encoding carbohydrate ABC transporter permease translates to MSLKNEGSNALKESQVQTVKTENDNHPAVSPKKKKKKAHGLLAVEIGAVLAAILFFGVPFYFVIVNSFKTSGEAAAMNLSWPNAFQAIENYREVLTLNDGIVLRAFMNSTIITLGAIITLIIVCSMAGFVLQRRPGLSKKLNYVILAGLMIPPSIVPTIWVLQSIGLFKTMPGIIFLESALHFSFATLLYTAFVATIPKELDEAALIDGCGPFSLFFRIIFPLLKPVTSTVIVLSSIQIYNDFENMLYFFPGADNATVQLTLYNFTGLYGTSYHLLFADVIMISIPPLILFIFFNKKIVAGMTAGAVKG, encoded by the coding sequence ATGAGTTTGAAAAATGAAGGAAGCAATGCGCTGAAAGAATCACAAGTGCAAACAGTCAAGACGGAAAATGACAACCACCCGGCAGTGAGCCCGAAGAAGAAAAAAAAGAAGGCACACGGTCTTCTGGCGGTTGAAATAGGTGCCGTACTTGCAGCAATCCTGTTTTTCGGCGTTCCATTTTATTTCGTCATCGTCAACTCATTCAAAACAAGTGGAGAAGCGGCAGCTATGAATCTATCCTGGCCTAATGCCTTCCAGGCCATCGAGAACTACCGGGAAGTGCTCACATTAAATGATGGGATTGTTCTTCGAGCGTTCATGAACAGCACAATTATTACGCTGGGTGCGATTATAACCCTGATTATCGTCTGTTCCATGGCTGGATTTGTCCTGCAGCGCAGACCAGGGTTATCTAAAAAACTCAACTATGTCATTCTGGCTGGTTTGATGATCCCACCCTCCATCGTACCAACGATTTGGGTGTTACAATCTATCGGTTTATTTAAAACGATGCCGGGGATCATTTTCCTGGAATCTGCTTTGCATTTTTCGTTTGCTACTCTTCTGTACACAGCCTTTGTAGCAACGATACCTAAGGAGTTGGATGAAGCAGCCCTTATTGATGGGTGCGGTCCGTTCAGCTTATTTTTCCGAATTATCTTCCCATTGTTAAAACCGGTGACTTCTACTGTTATCGTTTTGTCATCCATTCAGATTTATAACGATTTTGAAAACATGCTTTATTTTTTTCCGGGAGCAGACAATGCCACCGTGCAATTAACACTTTATAACTTCACCGGCCTGTATGGAACTTCCTATCACCTGTTGTTTGCTGACGTGATCATGATTTCAATTCCACCGCTTATTTTGTTCATTTTCTTCAATAAGAAGATTGTAGCTGGGATGACCGCTGGTGCGGTAAAAGGATAA
- a CDS encoding Gfo/Idh/MocA family protein, giving the protein MVKVAVVGVGNIGKIHCRYYSQNPDVELVAVCDLIEERAQEMADLYGSKVYTDIEVMLNKEDIEVVSIATAGEENGGDHFRPAVCALEAGKDVLVEKPISNDIEKAREMVCLAAEKKVRLVSNLNHRFVPAAYKGKELIQKGDLGSLLFLNMKLTIQNPNETSPWFHLRALHPHSVDVLRYFAGDIKRVQSFMTKAPGREIWSTASINLEFASGAVGHLTGSYDMAGRHPIEYCEVAGDQGRFIIDNVYENFTFYPHDSDELIVLRNSIMSGVGSFQETFKNRLDHFIKQIIDGVEPGKMEASGADALAGQEVIEAAIRSQQENGMAIDVTPVNKEVFL; this is encoded by the coding sequence ATGGTAAAAGTTGCAGTCGTAGGGGTTGGAAATATTGGGAAAATTCACTGTCGTTACTACAGCCAAAATCCGGACGTTGAATTGGTGGCTGTATGTGATTTGATCGAAGAGCGCGCTCAAGAAATGGCGGATTTGTACGGTTCGAAAGTTTATACGGACATAGAGGTCATGCTCAATAAGGAAGACATCGAAGTTGTCAGTATCGCCACTGCCGGAGAGGAAAACGGCGGAGATCACTTCCGGCCAGCGGTCTGTGCGCTTGAAGCCGGAAAAGATGTACTCGTTGAAAAGCCGATATCCAATGATATTGAGAAAGCAAGAGAAATGGTTTGCCTGGCAGCAGAAAAAAAAGTACGGCTCGTCAGCAACTTAAACCACCGCTTCGTACCGGCTGCTTATAAAGGCAAGGAGTTGATTCAAAAAGGGGATTTGGGATCATTATTGTTTTTGAACATGAAATTGACGATTCAAAACCCGAATGAAACGAGCCCATGGTTTCACCTTCGTGCCTTGCATCCTCATTCAGTTGATGTGCTTCGTTATTTTGCCGGTGACATTAAACGTGTTCAGTCCTTTATGACTAAAGCACCTGGCCGGGAAATCTGGTCGACTGCTTCGATTAATTTAGAATTTGCCTCTGGTGCTGTGGGACATTTGACTGGAAGCTATGATATGGCGGGGCGCCACCCGATTGAGTATTGCGAAGTGGCAGGAGATCAGGGACGGTTCATAATCGATAACGTCTATGAAAATTTCACATTTTATCCACACGACAGTGATGAATTGATCGTACTAAGGAACTCGATCATGAGTGGTGTCGGCAGCTTTCAGGAAACGTTTAAAAACCGTCTTGATCACTTCATCAAGCAAATTATCGATGGTGTTGAGCCTGGCAAAATGGAGGCATCCGGAGCAGACGCTTTAGCCGGCCAGGAAGTCATTGAAGCGGCTATACGCTCCCAGCAGGAAAATGGCATGGCAATCGACGTTACGCCTGTTAACAAGGAAGTTTTCCTATGA
- a CDS encoding sugar phosphate isomerase/epimerase family protein translates to MKLGVNSVLFGGFDLATAVEYIKFSGYQGIELASIENMAVHLNDRAGDGELREIRKLVEDAGLEFYCVEAATDILVPENRERTKRVFERAAKLGIPMVTSGSAGESDNEEKTEASLRAIEELAQAAGDAGIKYALKLHYGQSIYNTKTAQRLVEEVTQPALGLNFDATHVGRVGDDPVQAIEALQDHIIHTHIRDTFIEQLKIAAPEYQIAGRGTVPLNEVVNKMVETGYQGATVLEIIGAKDYSLPKVTAIAAESHGYLSRLFQEANERKEQIQW, encoded by the coding sequence ATGAAATTAGGAGTAAATTCGGTGTTATTTGGTGGTTTTGACTTGGCGACAGCTGTGGAATATATCAAATTTTCTGGTTATCAGGGGATCGAATTGGCTTCAATTGAAAACATGGCCGTACACCTAAATGATAGGGCAGGAGACGGTGAATTGAGGGAGATCCGCAAGCTGGTGGAAGATGCTGGACTGGAGTTTTACTGCGTCGAAGCGGCCACCGATATTTTGGTTCCGGAAAACCGTGAACGGACAAAACGGGTTTTTGAAAGAGCTGCAAAGCTGGGAATTCCAATGGTCACCTCTGGCAGCGCCGGTGAATCAGACAACGAAGAAAAAACAGAAGCTTCTCTCCGTGCCATCGAAGAATTGGCGCAGGCGGCAGGGGACGCTGGCATCAAATATGCGTTAAAACTACATTATGGGCAAAGCATCTACAATACAAAAACGGCCCAGCGGTTAGTGGAAGAAGTGACGCAGCCGGCCTTAGGTCTTAATTTTGATGCGACTCATGTGGGACGGGTTGGAGATGATCCTGTTCAGGCTATCGAAGCTTTGCAGGATCATATCATCCATACCCATATCCGGGATACGTTTATCGAACAGCTGAAAATCGCAGCACCGGAATATCAGATTGCCGGCCGGGGGACCGTACCATTAAATGAAGTCGTAAACAAAATGGTAGAAACGGGGTACCAAGGAGCGACAGTGCTCGAAATCATTGGGGCCAAAGATTATTCCTTGCCGAAAGTTACCGCAATCGCCGCCGAGAGCCATGGGTATTTAAGCCGCTTATTCCAGGAAGCTAATGAAAGAAAGGAGCAGATTCAATGGTAA